From Daphnia pulicaria isolate SC F1-1A chromosome 4, SC_F0-13Bv2, whole genome shotgun sequence, one genomic window encodes:
- the LOC124336111 gene encoding ABC transporter G family member 20-like produces the protein MTEEIIEEMADVFASSHRINNENNNPSDSGVNSVIIRNATKTFGSGRNKCAVLQGLNMTVKKGSIYGLLGASGCGKTTILSCLVALRTLNSGEIQVLGHEPGSPKSGVPGPQVGYMPQELALYGDFTIKETLTYFGRLYKLKATFVKSQLKFLSNLLDLPPCDRYVKTLSGGQQRRVSFAVALFHEPDLLILDEPTVGVDPVLRRSIWNHLVRQSVDHGKTVIVTTHYIEEARQANTIGMMRGGRVLVEDSPENLIRDYGLPSLEDVFLQVSLKDGSRSSDKQLAEDVASSNEAAPVETQIEPQPSEISAEASNQIGKRMPNEKSDKIKSVARKRQSFNLKSSLPTPHVIGVLLRKNALVMIRNFGILLVSFFLPAIQTALFNVTLGREPTSLKMAIVNDELNLSQGRVCINNTMDCAYSMLSCRYLQYINDNIIQIPYDNVSEALEAGRNGEVWGVIHFGQNFTEEYEIRQSLGDSAKLDNILRSRISINIDSSNQQIDAFLNKWLVEAFRDFSRGLLIACGHEPEAGYMPIEFTDPVYGRKVTQYTEAMSSGLIIAIIYSSSLVFITGVFVGERQQGLVDRSLVAGVKIVDIFVGHVGFQFCITVCQTSAVFVVMFLMFKVPCHGSVVLALLITLLQGFIGICFGMFTAAICDNTNGALYLTQANFLPILLMGGICWPVEGMPPALQKVARFLPVTYGIECLRSILSRGWGIEMPDVYMGFLVSFAWIFGLTILTLTVIRYRKFSS, from the exons ATGACGGAAGAGATTATCGAAGAAATGGCGGATGTGTTCGCTTCGTCACACCGgattaataatgaaaataacaacCCAAGTGATTCTGGTGTCAACAGTGTTATCATCCGCAATGCGACCAAGACCTTCGGATCTGGACGTAACAAATGCGCAGTTCTCCAAGGATTAAACATGACCGTTAAAAAAGGATCAAT ATACGGATTGCTGGGAGCCAGTGGCTGTGGCAAGACTACCATTTTAAGTTGTCTCGTCGCTTTGCGTACCTTAAACAGTGGAGAAATTCAAGTATTAGGACACGAACCGGGATCGCCAAAAAGCGGAGTTCCCGGACCGCAGGTTGGCTACATGCCACAAGAATTGGCACTGTACGGCGACTTCACCATCAAGGAGACACTGACATACTTTGGTCGCCTTTACAAATTAAAAGCGACTTTTGTGAAATCGCAATTGAAGTTTCTGTCCAATTTATTGGATCTACCCCCGTGTGATCGTTACGTCAAGACGCTGAGTGGCGGACAGCAACGACGCGTCTCGTTCGCCGTCGCTTTGTTTCACGAACCTGATTTGCTCATCTTGGACGAACCGACAGTTGGCGTTGATCCTGTACTCAGGCGCAG CATTTGGAACCACCTTGTCCGCCAAAGTGTCGACCATGGCAAAACGGTGATCGTCACGACTCACTACATCGAAGAAGCAAGACAGGCCAACACG ATAGGAATGATGCGGGGCGGTCGTGTTCTAGTCGAAGATTCGCCGGAAAATTTGATAAGAGATTACGGACTCCCTTCGTTGGAGGATGTATTCCTACAGGTTAGCTTGAAGGACGGTAGTAGAAGTTCAGACAAACAATTGGCTGAAGATGTAGCGAGTTCCAATGAAGCGGCTCCCGTCGAAACTCAAATTGAGCCTCAACCTTCAGAAATTAGCGCGGAAGCTTCTAATCAAATCGGAAAACGAATGCCAAATGAAAAAAGCGACAAAATCAAAAGTGTTGCCAGAAAACGTCaaagttttaatttgaaatcttCACTGCCGACACCTCATGTCATTGGTGTACTCTTAAGGAAAAATGCCCTGGTGATGATTCGGAATTTTGG GATACTTTTAGTATCATTTTTCTTGCCTGCTATCCAAACGGCCCTGTTCAATGTTACACTCGGACGAGAGCCCACTTCCCTCAAGATGGCCATCGTCAATGATGAACTGAATCTGAGCCAGGGACGCGTTTGCATCAATAACACGATGGATTGCGCGTATTCCATGCTCAGCTGTCGCTACCTTCAGTACATCAATGACAATATTATTCAG ATTCCGTACGATAATGTATCGGAAGCTTTAGAAGCCGGAAGAAATGGTGAAGTGTGGGGTGTCATCCATTTCGGACAGAATTTTACAGAGGAGTATGAAATTCGACAGTCTCTTGGCGATTCGGCAAAATTGGATAATATCTTACGCAGTCGAATTAGCATCAACATCGATTCTTCTA ATCAACAAATCGATGCGTTTTTAAACAAGTGGCTTGTAGAAGCTTTTCGGGATTTTTCCCGAGGTTTATTGATAGCTTGTGGGCATGAGCCAGAGGCGGGCTACATGCCTATCGAG tttACAGATCCAGTTTACGGCAGAAAAGTTACCCAGTATACTGAGGCCATGTCCTCCGGCCTTATTATAGC AATTATCTACTCATCGTCGCTTGTTTTTATTACCGGTGTATTTGTCGGTGAAAGACAACAAGGTCTCGTTGATCGTAGCTTAGTGGCTG GCGTAAAAATTGTCGACATTTTTGTTGGTCACGTTGGATTTCAGTTTTGCATCACGGTTTGCCAAACGTCGGCAGTTTTTGTGGTCATGTTTCTGATGTTCAAAGTACCTTGCCACGGTAGTGTGGTCCTGGCGTTACTCATTACCCTCCTCCAAGGATTCATTGGAATATGCTTTG GTATGTTTACCGCTGCCATCTGCGATAACACTAACGGAGCACTTTACCTGACGCAAGCCAATTTTCTCCCGATTTTACTGATGGGAGGCATTTGTTGGCCGGTAGAAGGGATGCCTCCGGCATTACAAAAGGTTGCCCGTTTCCTACCGGTCACGTATGGCATCGAGTGTTTGAGAAGTATTCTCTCCCGCGGTTGGGGAATTGAAATGCCTGATGTCTACATGGGATTTTTAGTAAGCTTTGCATGGATATTTGGATTGACGATATTGACGTTGACAGTTATTCGCTACCGCAAATTTTCGAGCTAA
- the LOC124336243 gene encoding N6-adenosine-methyltransferase non-catalytic subunit-like isoform X2, with translation MANYVENSSVQETTVTEEENSLNMDKVDLLKQRRELSRKRKQCLVQTLGMQSVEKLKEALGSGTDSSKAESGMELLRPSEKYIKKNANADGSQQDEETKLLYTDSSTFLKGTQSSNPHNDYCQHFVDTGQRPQNFIRDVGLADRFEEYPKLKELIRLKDELIAQTASPPMYLKSDLKTFNLKDIGCKFDVILIEPPLEEYQRSLGVTNVDFLSWDQIMELDIGEVAAPRSFIFLWCGSSDGLDLGRVCLRRWGFRRCEDICWIKTNADAPGHSKNLEQKAVFQRTKEHCLMGIKGTVRRSTDGDFIHANVDIDLIITEEPEYGSLEKPSEIFNIIEHFCLGKRRLHLFGRDSTIRPGWLTVGPALTNSNYNAETYAGYFNSNCTTTGCTERIEALRPKSPPPKGSKGAGGGRGGFTRGAARGRGR, from the exons ATGGCAAATTATGTGGAGAATTCCAGTGTACAAG AGACAACTgtcacagaagaagaaaactctcTTAATATGGACAAAGTGGACCTTCTAAAACAGAGAAGAGAATTGTCCAGAAAACGGAAACAATGTCTCGTACAGACC TTGGGAATGCAGTCAGTGGAGAAATTGAAAGAGGCATTAGGAAGTGGCACAGATAGTTCCAAAGCAGAATCAGGAATGGAATTACTTAGACCTTCAGAGaaatacataaaaaagaaTGCTAATGCTGACGGAAGTCAACAAGACGAAGAAACAAAACTACTTTACACTGATTCGTCAACCTTTCTAAAAGGAACACAGTCTTCCAACCCTCACAATGACTACTGCCAACATTTTGTTGATACTGGACAGAGACCCCAAAACTTTATAAGAGATGTTGGCTTGGCTGATAG GTTTGAAGAATATCCCAAGCTCAAGGAACTTATTCGGTTGAAAGATGAATTAATCGCCCAGACAGCTTCGCCTCCCATGTATCTGAAATCCGATTTGAAAACGTTTAATCTCAAAGACATTGGTTGTAAATTTGACGTGATCCTCATTGAACCTCCTTTGGAAGAATACCAGCGTTCATTGGGTGTGACTAACGTCGATTTTTTGTCATGGGATCAG ATTATGGAACTCGACATAGGTGAAGTTGCTGCTCCAAGGAGTTTCATATTTTTGTGGTGTGGTTCCAGTGATGGACTAGACTTGGGGCGTGTGTGCTTGCGACGATGGGGATTCCGGCGATGCGAAGACATCTGCTGGATCAAAACCAATGCAGACGCTCCGGGTCATTCGAAAAACCTCGAGCAGAAAGCCGTTTTCCAGCGAACCAAA GAGCATTGTCTGATGGGAATCAAAGGAACAGTTAGGCGTTCCACGGACGGAGATTTCATCCATGCCAATGTCGATATCGATTTGATAATTACGGAAGAACCCGAGTATGGATCTCTGGAAAAACCGTCCGAAATTTTCAACATCATTGAACATTTTTGTCTTGGCAAAAGGAG gcTCCACTTATTCGGGCGAGACAGTACTATTCGACCGGGTTGGTTGACGGTTGGCCCAGCGTTAACAAACAGCAACTACAACGCAGAAACATACGCTGGCTACTTTAATAGTAACTGTACGACTACCGGATGCACAGAAAGGATTGAAGCTCTTCGCCCTAAATCTCCTCCACCCAAAGGCAGCAAAGGGGCAGGAGGTGGACGCGGAGGTTTTACTCGGGGCGCAGCGCGTGGCAGGGGAAGATGA
- the LOC124336243 gene encoding N6-adenosine-methyltransferase non-catalytic subunit-like isoform X1 codes for MANYVENSSVQAETTVTEEENSLNMDKVDLLKQRRELSRKRKQCLVQTLGMQSVEKLKEALGSGTDSSKAESGMELLRPSEKYIKKNANADGSQQDEETKLLYTDSSTFLKGTQSSNPHNDYCQHFVDTGQRPQNFIRDVGLADRFEEYPKLKELIRLKDELIAQTASPPMYLKSDLKTFNLKDIGCKFDVILIEPPLEEYQRSLGVTNVDFLSWDQIMELDIGEVAAPRSFIFLWCGSSDGLDLGRVCLRRWGFRRCEDICWIKTNADAPGHSKNLEQKAVFQRTKEHCLMGIKGTVRRSTDGDFIHANVDIDLIITEEPEYGSLEKPSEIFNIIEHFCLGKRRLHLFGRDSTIRPGWLTVGPALTNSNYNAETYAGYFNSNCTTTGCTERIEALRPKSPPPKGSKGAGGGRGGFTRGAARGRGR; via the exons ATGGCAAATTATGTGGAGAATTCCAGTGTACAAG CAGAGACAACTgtcacagaagaagaaaactctcTTAATATGGACAAAGTGGACCTTCTAAAACAGAGAAGAGAATTGTCCAGAAAACGGAAACAATGTCTCGTACAGACC TTGGGAATGCAGTCAGTGGAGAAATTGAAAGAGGCATTAGGAAGTGGCACAGATAGTTCCAAAGCAGAATCAGGAATGGAATTACTTAGACCTTCAGAGaaatacataaaaaagaaTGCTAATGCTGACGGAAGTCAACAAGACGAAGAAACAAAACTACTTTACACTGATTCGTCAACCTTTCTAAAAGGAACACAGTCTTCCAACCCTCACAATGACTACTGCCAACATTTTGTTGATACTGGACAGAGACCCCAAAACTTTATAAGAGATGTTGGCTTGGCTGATAG GTTTGAAGAATATCCCAAGCTCAAGGAACTTATTCGGTTGAAAGATGAATTAATCGCCCAGACAGCTTCGCCTCCCATGTATCTGAAATCCGATTTGAAAACGTTTAATCTCAAAGACATTGGTTGTAAATTTGACGTGATCCTCATTGAACCTCCTTTGGAAGAATACCAGCGTTCATTGGGTGTGACTAACGTCGATTTTTTGTCATGGGATCAG ATTATGGAACTCGACATAGGTGAAGTTGCTGCTCCAAGGAGTTTCATATTTTTGTGGTGTGGTTCCAGTGATGGACTAGACTTGGGGCGTGTGTGCTTGCGACGATGGGGATTCCGGCGATGCGAAGACATCTGCTGGATCAAAACCAATGCAGACGCTCCGGGTCATTCGAAAAACCTCGAGCAGAAAGCCGTTTTCCAGCGAACCAAA GAGCATTGTCTGATGGGAATCAAAGGAACAGTTAGGCGTTCCACGGACGGAGATTTCATCCATGCCAATGTCGATATCGATTTGATAATTACGGAAGAACCCGAGTATGGATCTCTGGAAAAACCGTCCGAAATTTTCAACATCATTGAACATTTTTGTCTTGGCAAAAGGAG gcTCCACTTATTCGGGCGAGACAGTACTATTCGACCGGGTTGGTTGACGGTTGGCCCAGCGTTAACAAACAGCAACTACAACGCAGAAACATACGCTGGCTACTTTAATAGTAACTGTACGACTACCGGATGCACAGAAAGGATTGAAGCTCTTCGCCCTAAATCTCCTCCACCCAAAGGCAGCAAAGGGGCAGGAGGTGGACGCGGAGGTTTTACTCGGGGCGCAGCGCGTGGCAGGGGAAGATGA